A region of Cellulophaga sp. RHA19 DNA encodes the following proteins:
- a CDS encoding LysE family translocator, translated as MLDDIQAAIPLGFFLSFMIGPVFFVLLETSAVKGFRAALVFDFGVILADILFLTVAYFSSYQLLENLSNLPGLYIFGGVILLVYGVIVIIKKPVKEKPTTLKSNKSAYLSLFIKGFLLNFINIGVLVFWLGVILVVGPSLDNNPNRILVFFSAMLGTYFITDIFKILLAKQLKRYLTPRRIFLTKKILGIILVICGLVLITKGFLPKDQLNIQEGLELLEK; from the coding sequence ATGTTAGATGATATACAGGCAGCAATACCATTAGGCTTTTTTTTAAGCTTTATGATTGGTCCTGTTTTTTTTGTTCTTCTAGAAACTAGTGCTGTTAAAGGGTTTAGAGCTGCGTTGGTTTTTGACTTTGGTGTAATACTAGCCGATATTTTATTTTTAACTGTTGCTTATTTTAGTAGTTATCAGCTACTAGAAAATTTAAGTAATTTACCAGGATTATATATTTTTGGTGGAGTTATACTACTAGTTTATGGGGTAATTGTAATCATAAAAAAGCCAGTTAAAGAAAAACCAACAACACTTAAATCTAATAAAAGTGCTTATCTAAGTTTATTTATAAAAGGCTTTTTATTAAACTTCATAAACATAGGTGTTTTAGTATTTTGGTTGGGCGTTATTTTGGTAGTAGGTCCTAGTTTAGATAATAATCCAAACAGAATTTTGGTTTTCTTTTCTGCAATGCTAGGAACTTATTTTATTACAGATATATTTAAAATATTATTAGCTAAACAATTAAAAAGGTACCTAACTCCAAGACGTATTTTTTTAACTAAAAAAATACTTGGTATTATACTTGTAATCTGTGGTTTAGTACTTATAACCAAAGGGTTTTTACCTAAAGATCAATTAAATATACAAGAAGGGTTAGAGTTATTAGAAAAATAA
- a CDS encoding Clp protease N-terminal domain-containing protein, giving the protein MEFNPELEKIIANSRLVAINLNSGYISSFHFLIATLKSDNLAHKIFESHNWQFEKLIETLRSDDERKVNRYYLTQEFEDILKNSKFYARTYLDKKVNSEHIIFAMLANKNSYAGNYLNEIGMDYFKFKSECEKIRIVKSNRLLEIIGSNKLLVSIGLLHIINKI; this is encoded by the coding sequence ATGGAATTTAATCCTGAACTAGAAAAAATAATAGCTAATAGTAGACTAGTAGCTATAAATTTAAATTCTGGGTATATATCTTCTTTTCATTTTTTAATAGCTACCTTAAAATCTGATAATCTTGCGCATAAAATATTTGAATCTCATAACTGGCAATTTGAAAAATTAATAGAAACTTTAAGGTCAGATGATGAAAGAAAAGTTAATAGATATTATTTAACCCAAGAGTTTGAGGATATTTTAAAAAATTCAAAATTTTATGCTCGTACTTATTTAGATAAAAAAGTAAATTCCGAACACATAATTTTTGCTATGCTAGCTAATAAAAATAGCTATGCTGGTAATTATTTAAATGAAATAGGAATGGATTACTTTAAGTTTAAAAGCGAATGTGAAAAAATTAGAATAGTAAAATCTAACAGATTACTTGAAATTATAGGAAGTAATAAATTATTAGTGTCTATTGGATTACTTCATATTATAAATAAAATATAG
- a CDS encoding head GIN domain-containing protein: MNKLTLFTFLLFTFSLVNAQNEKITLQLESFTEVKAFDGLSVNLIKSTKNEAVITGANTQKVSIVNNDGVLKLRMQLDKIFSGYRTFVDVYYTDILAVIDVNEDARISSNETIKQDLLELKSQEGGELIIDAEVTQLLIKSVTGGVITSKGSAKNQDIKINTGGIYYGKNLKTELTTISVNAGGNAEINATNYVQATVKAGGEVLVYGDPLKMDEKTVFGGKIIRK; the protein is encoded by the coding sequence ATGAATAAGTTAACCTTATTTACGTTTTTACTATTTACTTTTAGTTTAGTAAATGCACAAAACGAAAAAATTACATTACAACTAGAAAGCTTTACAGAGGTTAAGGCTTTTGATGGTTTATCTGTAAATCTTATTAAATCTACTAAAAATGAAGCTGTTATAACAGGAGCTAATACACAAAAAGTTTCAATTGTTAATAACGACGGAGTTTTAAAACTCCGTATGCAATTAGATAAAATTTTTAGTGGTTATAGAACTTTTGTAGATGTTTATTATACAGATATTTTAGCTGTTATAGATGTAAATGAAGATGCCAGAATTAGCTCTAATGAAACTATTAAACAAGATTTATTAGAGTTAAAATCTCAAGAAGGTGGCGAATTAATTATTGATGCTGAAGTTACTCAGTTATTAATAAAATCTGTTACTGGTGGTGTTATAACATCAAAAGGATCTGCAAAAAACCAGGACATAAAAATTAATACTGGTGGTATTTACTACGGTAAAAATTTAAAAACCGAACTTACTACTATTAGCGTTAATGCAGGTGGTAATGCAGAAATTAATGCTACAAATTATGTGCAAGCAACTGTAAAAGCAGGTGGTGAAGTTTTAGTTTATGGCGACCCATTAAAAATGGATGAAAAAACTGTTTTTGGAGGTAAAATTATTAGAAAATAG
- the folB gene encoding dihydroneopterin aldolase, with protein sequence MGKIKVSTIKTYAYHGCLNEEALIGSDYLVNVTVDADLTKASISDELVDTVDYVHINHIVKEEMAIRSKLLEHVAKRIIDRIFSELPIVTASEVTVSKLNPPIGGDVEMVSITLQLTR encoded by the coding sequence ATGGGAAAAATAAAAGTAAGTACTATTAAAACATATGCTTACCACGGTTGCTTAAATGAAGAAGCTTTAATTGGTAGTGATTATTTAGTAAACGTAACAGTAGATGCAGATTTAACTAAGGCATCAATATCTGATGAATTAGTAGATACGGTAGACTATGTACATATTAATCATATAGTAAAAGAAGAAATGGCAATAAGATCTAAATTATTAGAACATGTTGCTAAGCGTATAATAGATCGTATTTTTTCTGAGTTACCTATTGTAACAGCATCAGAAGTAACAGTTTCTAAATTAAACCCACCAATAGGAGGAGATGTTGAAATGGTTTCGATAACATTACAATTAACTCGTTAA
- a CDS encoding PorP/SprF family type IX secretion system membrane protein, translating to MRLKLAILSLFAGTMLSNAQELNSPQLSQYLADNPFVLSPTYAGIGDHVKIRMNGLAQWVGIEDAPRTQSLAADARIGNKSGLGLFLYNDKNGYTKQQGARISFAHHLTLNRYEDEFLSFGISYNFNQFRLDIQEFNLIANPDNAVTDDRSTTNHNFDVGFLYRKNKFYASVNASNLVNKDITNFNETFEPNALRNYYIYSGYRYKKSRSSDWEIEPSVLYKMFESDGRSETDLNLKFRKYDFEDYYYAGVNYRFLNDQIGKPLYLAPFAGLKKDNYYFGYSYQIILNDILNYSTGTHVITIGVDLFQGLSNCRCTY from the coding sequence ATGCGACTTAAATTAGCAATCTTATCATTATTTGCCGGCACAATGCTGTCAAATGCACAGGAGCTAAATTCCCCACAGCTATCACAATATTTAGCAGATAATCCATTTGTTTTATCACCAACATATGCAGGTATTGGTGATCATGTAAAAATTAGAATGAACGGTCTTGCTCAATGGGTAGGAATAGAAGATGCACCTAGAACACAGTCTTTGGCTGCAGATGCCAGGATTGGTAACAAATCTGGTTTAGGTTTATTTTTATATAATGATAAAAACGGATATACTAAACAACAAGGAGCAAGAATATCTTTTGCTCACCACTTAACTTTAAATAGGTATGAAGATGAGTTTTTATCATTTGGTATATCATACAACTTTAACCAATTTAGATTAGACATACAGGAATTTAACCTTATTGCTAATCCAGATAATGCGGTAACAGATGATAGATCTACAACCAACCATAACTTTGATGTTGGATTTTTGTATAGAAAAAATAAGTTTTATGCGAGTGTTAATGCATCTAACTTAGTAAATAAAGATATAACCAACTTTAATGAAACCTTTGAACCTAACGCATTAAGAAACTACTATATTTATAGTGGTTACAGATACAAAAAAAGTAGAAGTAGTGATTGGGAAATAGAACCATCTGTACTTTATAAAATGTTTGAAAGTGACGGTAGATCTGAAACAGATTTAAACTTAAAATTTAGAAAGTACGATTTTGAAGATTACTACTATGCAGGTGTAAATTACAGATTTTTAAACGATCAAATAGGTAAGCCTTTATATTTAGCTCCTTTTGCAGGTTTAAAAAAAGATAACTATTACTTTGGATATTCTTACCAAATAATTTTAAATGATATTTTAAATTATAGTACAGGTACACATGTTATAACAATTGGTGTAGATTTATTCCAAGGATTAAGTAATTGTAGATGTACTTACTAA